The proteins below come from a single Mercenaria mercenaria strain notata chromosome 3, MADL_Memer_1, whole genome shotgun sequence genomic window:
- the LOC128555907 gene encoding uncharacterized protein LOC128555907: protein MEGLLTEHVKNLEKICRICGKNIKNVKSTSKYKKVMFKEDLCKLYGIYVDNDLDEVHPRFICKNDARKLYCVRSHSEETSDTTCSKQVAKLFLPHDQNCELCFPHRSGRPWLLKSKSVKKKTATVTLVPPQATGHNQSALNPSVSLQPDQESDTFLKYSTDKKFHGETSSGEGSSVFFY from the coding sequence atgGAAGGCTTATTAACAGAACATgtaaaaaatcttgaaaagatATGTCGCATTTGTggtaaaaatattaagaatgtgaAGTCTACTTCCAAATACAAGAAAGTGATGTTTAAAGAAGATCTTTGCAAACTTTATGGCATATATGTTGACAATGATTTAGACGAAGTTCATCCTAGATTTATTTGCAAAAATGATGCTCGTAAACTGTATTGTGTACGTAGCCACTCAGAAGAGACAAGTGACACTACATGTTCAAAACAAGTTGCAAAACTGTTTTTACCTCATGATCAGAATTGTGAATTATGTTTTCCACACAGGAGTGGAAGACCATGGCTTTTAAAGTCAAAATCTGTTAAAAAGAAAACAGCCACAGTTACATTAGTACCTCCACAAGCAACAGGACACAACCAAAGTGCCCTAAACCCCTCAGTGTCACTACAACCAGATCAGGAGTCTGACacttttttgaaatacagtacaGATAAAAAATTTCATGGAGAAACTTCTTCTGGTGAAGGGTCTTCAGTTTTCTTTTACTGA